The following are encoded in a window of Streptomyces sp. 11x1 genomic DNA:
- a CDS encoding HAMP domain-containing sensor histidine kinase: MIARFRQSYRDMRLGTRLALGLGALALVVFAVVGNTLTMYMRDYLSAQLNEQLKIAQIAQSKSIADDGTLAGKKYYRWYYAVYDTSGGTPVLRKPEDPGDLPDDIDDFTLVAKALTIEDTEVTRTEHIEGHGQYRLRACEVEPGVVLVSAAPMDVIDDTVGRLITVQVVTFALALMALVVFGRAMLRRGLKPLSDMAHTARGITSHDLTDSARLPVRHDNRDGGHEVEELRTAFNTMLEHIDDALAVRTEAEQRLRRFVADASHELRTPLMSVRGYADLFQYAAAHSPEERDKHLARLRAEAARMGVLLDDLLMLARLDAADVETPLRLEEADLVELVRQAADGFRAGHPDHQLTVATGAAPVRLRLDPLRLRQVLDNLLTNAAVHTPSGTKVSLEVAAASGTAEVRITDSGPGIPADDQERVFDRFYRVDKARSRDRGGSGLGLAVAHSLVRAHGGTITLTSEPGTTTFTVRLPLAGAGAEAGTP; encoded by the coding sequence GTGATCGCCCGATTCCGGCAGAGCTATCGCGACATGCGCCTCGGCACCCGGCTGGCCCTCGGCCTCGGCGCCCTGGCGCTCGTCGTGTTCGCCGTCGTCGGCAACACGCTGACCATGTACATGCGCGACTATCTGTCCGCGCAGCTCAACGAGCAGCTCAAGATCGCCCAGATAGCCCAGTCCAAGAGCATCGCGGACGACGGCACCCTCGCCGGGAAGAAGTACTACCGCTGGTACTACGCCGTGTACGACACCTCGGGCGGCACCCCGGTCCTCCGGAAGCCCGAGGACCCCGGCGACCTGCCCGACGACATCGACGACTTCACCCTCGTGGCCAAGGCATTGACCATCGAGGACACGGAGGTCACCCGCACCGAGCACATCGAGGGCCACGGCCAGTACCGGCTGCGGGCCTGCGAGGTGGAGCCCGGGGTGGTCCTGGTCAGCGCCGCGCCCATGGACGTCATCGATGACACGGTCGGCCGGCTGATCACCGTCCAGGTCGTCACCTTCGCCCTCGCCCTGATGGCGCTCGTCGTCTTCGGCCGGGCCATGCTGCGGCGCGGGCTGAAACCCCTGAGCGACATGGCGCACACCGCCCGCGGCATCACCTCGCACGACCTGACGGACTCGGCACGGCTGCCGGTGCGCCACGACAACCGCGACGGCGGCCACGAGGTCGAGGAGCTGCGCACCGCCTTCAACACCATGCTGGAGCACATCGACGACGCGCTCGCCGTGCGCACCGAGGCCGAACAACGCCTGCGCCGCTTCGTCGCCGACGCCTCCCACGAACTGCGCACCCCGCTGATGTCGGTCCGCGGCTACGCCGACCTCTTCCAGTACGCCGCCGCCCACAGCCCCGAGGAACGCGACAAGCACCTGGCCCGGCTGCGCGCCGAGGCGGCCCGGATGGGTGTCCTCCTGGACGACCTGCTGATGCTGGCCCGTCTCGACGCGGCCGACGTGGAGACACCGCTGCGGCTGGAGGAGGCCGACCTGGTGGAACTCGTGCGTCAGGCGGCGGACGGCTTCCGGGCCGGGCACCCCGACCATCAGCTGACCGTGGCCACGGGCGCCGCGCCGGTCCGGCTGCGCCTCGACCCCCTTCGCCTGCGGCAGGTCCTCGACAACCTCCTCACCAACGCCGCCGTGCACACCCCGTCCGGTACGAAGGTCTCCCTGGAGGTCGCCGCGGCGTCCGGCACGGCCGAGGTACGGATCACCGACTCGGGGCCCGGTATCCCGGCCGACGACCAGGAGCGCGTGTTCGACCGCTTCTACCGCGTCGACAAGGCCCGCAGCCGCGACCGGGGCGGCAGCGGCCTGGGCCTCGCCGTGGCCCACTCCCTGGTCCGTGCCCACGGCGGCACCATCACCCTGACCAGCGAGCCGGGCACGACCACGTTCACGGTCCGGCTGCCCCTGGCCGGAGCGGGGGCGGAGGCCGGCACCCCCTAG
- a CDS encoding response regulator transcription factor, with amino-acid sequence MEKVRLLVVDDDPPIADLVATVARYEGWDAVTAHSGEEALRQAAEFRPDIVVLDLMLPGVDGFGVLDRLRRSGMMVPVVFLTARDGVADRVAGLTRGGDDYLVKPFAVEELMARLRTVLRRSAGPAFQRSVLQVADLTMDEDTREVRRGDKLLTLTPTEYEVLRYLMRKSPTVLTKAQILDHVWEYGFGGRSNVVELVVSRLRRKLDDTGEPLIHTVRGFGYVLRQASE; translated from the coding sequence GTGGAAAAAGTGCGACTGCTCGTGGTGGACGACGACCCGCCGATCGCGGACCTGGTGGCCACCGTCGCCCGCTACGAGGGCTGGGACGCCGTCACGGCGCACTCCGGGGAGGAGGCGCTGCGACAGGCGGCCGAGTTCCGTCCCGACATCGTGGTGCTGGACCTCATGCTGCCCGGTGTGGACGGTTTCGGCGTGCTGGACCGGCTCCGCCGATCCGGGATGATGGTGCCCGTGGTGTTCCTGACCGCCCGCGACGGTGTCGCCGACCGGGTCGCCGGCCTCACCCGGGGCGGCGACGACTACCTGGTGAAACCGTTCGCCGTGGAGGAGCTGATGGCCCGGCTGCGCACCGTGCTGCGCCGCAGCGCCGGGCCGGCCTTCCAGCGGTCGGTGCTCCAGGTCGCCGACCTGACGATGGACGAGGACACCCGCGAGGTCCGCCGCGGCGACAAGCTGCTCACCCTCACGCCCACCGAGTACGAGGTCCTGCGCTACCTCATGCGCAAGTCCCCGACGGTCCTCACCAAGGCGCAGATCCTCGACCACGTCTGGGAGTACGGCTTCGGCGGCCGCTCCAACGTCGTCGAGCTGGTCGTCAGCCGACTGCGCCGCAAGCTCGACGACACCGGCGAACCGCTGATCCACACCGTCCGGGGATTCGGCTACGTCCTGCGGCAGGCCAGCGAGTGA
- a CDS encoding ferredoxin reductase family protein: MTTVQHPPAAVSRSGARPKVVARTGLYAVLAANVALVTFFFVQAGFASNALIVLGRLAGLYGALLMAFQLVLVARLPWFDRRIGMDRLTSWHRWTGFSVLWLLVAHGVFITFGYAQSSDLDPLSQLVDLAETVEGVLRSIVALGIIIVIGVVSARFARRRLAYETWHFIHLYTYVAVVLAFTHQVAAGTSFASSKVATAYWYGLWGVALTSVFVGRLVLPLWRNWRHQLRVTAVVPEADNVVSIYMTGRDLHRMPARAGQFFLWRFLTRDRWWQANPFSLSAAPDGTQLRLTAKAAGAGSAALRHVKVGTRVFAEGPYGAFTAMHRTRPESVLIAGGVGVTPIRALLEEIEGHAVVIYRVATQQDAVLYDELQRLAFDKGAELHLVSGPASPDLLAPRELLRMVPDIAVRDVFLCGPPPMMNAVLGSLRELDVPKPQIHFERFSLAG; the protein is encoded by the coding sequence GTGACCACTGTCCAACACCCCCCAGCGGCGGTCAGCCGCTCGGGAGCGCGCCCCAAAGTGGTCGCCCGCACCGGTCTGTACGCGGTGCTGGCGGCGAACGTCGCACTGGTGACCTTCTTCTTCGTGCAGGCGGGCTTCGCCTCGAACGCCCTCATCGTGCTGGGCCGCCTGGCCGGTCTGTACGGTGCACTGCTGATGGCCTTCCAGCTGGTGCTGGTGGCACGGCTGCCCTGGTTCGACCGGCGCATCGGCATGGACCGGCTGACCTCCTGGCACCGCTGGACCGGCTTCTCGGTGCTGTGGCTGCTGGTCGCGCACGGGGTGTTCATCACCTTCGGCTACGCCCAGTCCTCGGACCTGGACCCGCTCAGCCAGCTGGTGGACCTCGCCGAGACCGTCGAGGGCGTGCTGCGCTCGATCGTCGCGCTCGGCATCATCATCGTGATCGGCGTGGTCTCGGCCCGCTTCGCCCGCCGCAGGCTGGCCTACGAGACCTGGCACTTCATCCATCTGTACACCTACGTCGCGGTGGTGCTGGCCTTCACGCACCAGGTCGCGGCGGGGACGTCGTTCGCGTCGTCGAAGGTCGCGACGGCCTACTGGTACGGGCTCTGGGGCGTGGCCCTGACCTCGGTGTTCGTGGGCCGTCTTGTGCTCCCGCTGTGGCGCAACTGGCGTCACCAGCTCCGCGTCACGGCGGTCGTCCCCGAGGCCGACAACGTCGTCTCGATCTACATGACCGGCCGCGACCTGCACCGGATGCCCGCCCGGGCCGGCCAGTTCTTCCTGTGGCGGTTCCTGACCCGTGACCGCTGGTGGCAGGCCAACCCGTTCTCGCTGTCGGCCGCGCCGGACGGCACCCAGCTGCGGCTCACCGCCAAGGCGGCCGGCGCGGGCTCCGCCGCCCTGCGCCACGTCAAGGTCGGCACCCGCGTCTTCGCCGAGGGCCCCTACGGCGCCTTCACCGCGATGCACCGCACCCGGCCCGAGTCCGTGCTCATCGCCGGCGGTGTCGGTGTCACCCCGATCCGGGCCCTGCTGGAGGAGATCGAGGGGCACGCGGTGGTCATCTACCGGGTCGCCACCCAGCAGGACGCGGTCCTCTACGACGAGCTGCAGCGGCTCGCGTTCGACAAGGGCGCCGAGCTGCACCTGGTCTCCGGTCCCGCCAGCCCCGATCTGCTCGCCCCGCGCGAGCTGCTGCGGATGGTGCCCGACATCGCCGTCCGGGACGTGTTCCTGTGCGGGCCGCCGCCGATGATGAACGCGGTCCTGGGCAGCCTGCGCGAGCTGGACGTGCCCAAGCCGCAGATCCACTTCGAACGCTTCAGCCTGGCCGGCTGA
- a CDS encoding FMN-binding protein, which yields MKRAIPALVLSAAALVPVWRYAPSTDTTSTTTTAEPAPSASASTSSGSTVVTGPTIDTEKGPVQVQATFRGEKITAVKFLQQPDHPQTEAAVPVLIEETLQAQSADIDTVSGATITSDAYRESLQAVIDENAKSASSSDSASDESASGDSEATKESASRTVAGSTVGTSKGDVQVQVTFEGEKITAVEMLKQPNHPQTEAAVPVLIKETLAAQSADIDTVSGATITSDGYRESLQAAIDAKA from the coding sequence GTGAAACGAGCCATACCCGCCCTGGTCCTGAGCGCCGCCGCGCTGGTGCCCGTCTGGCGTTACGCCCCCTCGACCGACACGACGTCCACGACGACGACCGCCGAACCCGCCCCGTCGGCCTCCGCGTCCACGTCGTCGGGCTCCACCGTGGTCACGGGCCCGACGATCGACACCGAGAAGGGACCCGTCCAGGTCCAGGCGACCTTCCGGGGCGAGAAGATCACCGCCGTGAAGTTCCTCCAGCAGCCGGACCATCCGCAGACCGAGGCCGCGGTGCCGGTGCTGATCGAGGAGACGCTCCAGGCGCAGAGCGCCGACATCGACACGGTCTCGGGCGCCACGATCACCAGTGACGCCTACCGGGAGTCCCTCCAGGCCGTGATCGACGAGAACGCGAAGTCGGCCTCGTCGTCCGACTCGGCCTCGGACGAATCGGCCTCGGGCGACTCCGAGGCCACGAAGGAGAGCGCGAGCCGGACCGTCGCGGGCTCGACGGTCGGCACCTCCAAGGGCGACGTCCAGGTCCAGGTGACCTTCGAGGGCGAGAAGATCACCGCCGTGGAGATGCTGAAGCAGCCGAACCACCCGCAGACCGAGGCCGCCGTACCGGTACTGATCAAGGAGACCCTGGCGGCGCAGAGCGCCGACATCGACACCGTCTCCGGCGCCACCATCACCAGCGACGGCTACCGGGAGTCCCTCCAGGCCGCCATCGACGCGAAGGCCTGA
- a CDS encoding FAD:protein FMN transferase: protein MRRVEHIMGFPISLLIEDEEATAEAAEPAFAWLREVDARFSPFRADSEVSRLDRGELAPHELSPDLTEVLALCEEYRVSTGGAFDVRLPGRGLDPCAMVKGWAVQRAAEMLTGLGAKRLCLNAGGDVAATGGPWRVGVRHPERADRLCTVLSVADGAVATSARYERGDHILDGRTGRPATGLLSLTVVAPTLTQADATATAAFAMGAEGIEWAASREGCEVFAVDARQRVFRTPGLPVAA from the coding sequence GTGCGCCGCGTCGAACACATCATGGGGTTCCCGATCTCGCTGCTGATCGAGGACGAGGAGGCCACCGCCGAGGCGGCTGAGCCGGCGTTCGCCTGGCTGCGCGAGGTCGACGCGCGCTTCAGCCCCTTCCGCGCCGACAGCGAGGTGTCGCGGCTGGACCGGGGCGAGCTGGCACCGCACGAGCTGAGCCCGGACCTGACCGAGGTCCTCGCTCTGTGCGAGGAGTACCGGGTGTCGACGGGCGGCGCGTTCGACGTACGGCTGCCGGGGCGCGGGCTCGACCCCTGCGCCATGGTGAAGGGCTGGGCCGTGCAGCGGGCGGCGGAGATGCTGACCGGGCTGGGCGCGAAGCGCCTGTGCCTGAACGCGGGAGGCGACGTGGCGGCGACCGGCGGGCCGTGGCGGGTGGGGGTGCGCCACCCGGAGCGGGCGGACCGCCTCTGTACGGTCCTGTCGGTCGCGGACGGCGCGGTCGCCACGTCCGCCCGGTACGAGCGCGGCGACCACATCCTCGACGGCCGCACCGGTCGCCCGGCGACGGGCCTGCTCAGCCTCACGGTGGTGGCGCCGACCCTCACCCAGGCCGACGCGACGGCGACGGCGGCGTTCGCGATGGGCGCGGAGGGGATCGAGTGGGCCGCGTCGAGGGAGGGGTGCGAGGTGTTCGCGGTCGATGCCCGCCAAAGGGTGTTCCGGACGCCGGGGTTGCCGGTGGCCGCGTGA
- a CDS encoding GNAT family N-acetyltransferase translates to MTTTHPTPLPPGLTVRPATLDDAEAVCALLNEIDLLEIGRAETELVEVQADLKHPEADLERDSWLLFEGDRLLAYGLQWDESGGERIDMDHYTLPDQPLGALHLFDLMEARAAERAAANGADRAVVHMHLNITPTMDLDALRGRGWRTVRRYNVMARPLSPAEPLPTPPPGVTLRTCATEDDRRKAHLLLQTAFTDHFDFQPRTYEQWLDDIDAENVDWSLVWIAHVDGLGDVAGLRSRNDRSAAAWISSIGVLREARGRGLGSLLLRHTFGHYAALGRDRVSLGIDTDNSTGALALYERHGMQRDFAVDTWELIRPVR, encoded by the coding sequence ATGACCACGACCCACCCCACCCCCCTCCCACCCGGCCTGACCGTACGCCCGGCGACGCTCGACGACGCCGAGGCCGTGTGCGCGCTGCTCAACGAGATCGACCTGCTGGAGATCGGCCGTGCCGAGACCGAACTCGTCGAGGTGCAGGCGGATCTGAAGCATCCGGAGGCGGACCTGGAGCGGGACTCCTGGCTGCTGTTCGAAGGGGACCGCCTGCTCGCGTACGGCCTGCAGTGGGACGAGTCCGGCGGTGAGCGCATCGACATGGACCACTACACGCTGCCGGACCAACCCCTCGGCGCGCTGCACCTGTTCGACCTGATGGAGGCCCGGGCGGCGGAGCGCGCGGCGGCCAACGGCGCGGACCGGGCCGTCGTGCACATGCACCTCAACATCACGCCCACGATGGACCTGGACGCGCTGCGCGGACGCGGCTGGCGCACGGTCCGCCGCTACAACGTCATGGCCCGGCCCCTCTCCCCCGCCGAGCCCCTGCCGACGCCGCCTCCCGGCGTCACCCTGCGCACCTGTGCCACCGAGGACGACCGCAGGAAGGCGCACCTGCTGCTGCAGACGGCCTTCACCGACCACTTCGACTTCCAGCCGCGCACGTACGAGCAGTGGCTGGACGACATCGACGCCGAGAACGTCGACTGGTCGCTGGTCTGGATCGCCCACGTCGACGGCCTCGGGGACGTGGCGGGCCTGCGGTCCCGCAACGACCGTTCCGCCGCGGCCTGGATCTCCAGCATCGGCGTCCTGCGCGAGGCGCGCGGCCGCGGCCTCGGCAGCCTGCTGCTCCGCCACACCTTCGGCCACTACGCGGCCCTGGGCCGCGACCGCGTCAGCCTCGGCATCGACACCGACAACAGCACCGGAGCCCTCGCCCTGTACGAACGGCACGGTATGCAGCGGGACTTCGCGGTCGACACGTGGGAATTGATACGCCCCGTCCGGTAA